The following coding sequences lie in one Arachis ipaensis cultivar K30076 chromosome B05, Araip1.1, whole genome shotgun sequence genomic window:
- the LOC110272087 gene encoding (-)-isopiperitenol/(-)-carveol dehydrogenase, mitochondrial-like: MEKTSASPSGGKKLAGKVAIVTGGASGIGEATVCVFADEGALMVVVADVQDDLGNQVAASIGTHRCTFLHCDVTDEDQVKSLVQPTVYNHGQLDIMFSNAGILSPAEHVKSYLVKSTVFGVHMPSMMPTNYDGYASYG, encoded by the exons atggaaaaaacatCAGCATCTCCCAGCGGTGGTAAAAAGTTAGCGGGAAAAGTGGCCATAGTCACAGGCGGCGCCAGCGGCATCGGGGAAGCGACTGTTTGTGTGTTTGCCGACGAGGGCGCCCTTATGGTGGTGGTTGCGGATGTCCAAGATGATCTTGGGAATCAGGTAGCTGCCTCCATTGGTACTCACAGGTGCACCTTCCTCCATTGCGATGTAACGGACGAAGATCAAGTGAAAAGCCTTGTCCAGCCAACTGTCTACAATCATGGACAACTGGATATCATGTTCAGCAACGCTGGAATCCTTAGTCCAGCCGAACATGTGAAATCTTATTTAGTTAAGA GTACCGTTTTTGGTGTCCACATGCCGTCTATGATGCCCACAAATTATGATGGCTATGCTAGCTATGGATAA